The Chitinophaga sp. H8 genome contains a region encoding:
- a CDS encoding acyl-CoA thioesterase has protein sequence MFISNTAIRVRYGETDQMGYLYYGNYALYYEVGRAEAIRELGFTYRELEEQGVIMPVAELNIKYYRPAFYDDLLTVKTILKVLPVNHKIQFHTELYNEKGELLNVGVTTLAFIDVQTKQKTALPAALKERLEPFFK, from the coding sequence ATGTTTATAAGCAATACTGCAATAAGGGTGCGTTACGGTGAAACCGACCAGATGGGATATTTGTATTATGGTAATTATGCCTTGTATTATGAAGTGGGCAGGGCAGAAGCCATCCGTGAGCTGGGCTTTACTTATCGTGAGCTGGAAGAGCAGGGGGTGATTATGCCGGTGGCAGAACTGAACATAAAGTATTACCGCCCTGCATTTTATGATGATTTGCTAACAGTAAAGACTATACTGAAGGTGCTTCCGGTAAATCATAAGATACAATTTCATACGGAATTGTATAATGAGAAAGGAGAGTTATTGAATGTGGGGGTAACCACACTGGCCTTTATTGATGTGCAAACGAAACAGAAAACAGCATTGCCGGCAGCATTAAAAGAGCGGCTGGAGCCCTTTTTTAAGTAA
- the dacB gene encoding D-alanyl-D-alanine carboxypeptidase/D-alanyl-D-alanine endopeptidase has product MKKYLLLGCCCLIGSHLYAQTLPQQAQTALQSLSKDAQLKYASYALSVLNAKTGEKIFSVNEDMGLAPASCLKTITAATALSLLGTHYQYKTQLAYDGSINAAGVLEGNLVIKGAGDPSLGSPRYQVATESAVLQSWMAAIKKAGIKKITGKIVGDDRIFDTQTLPDGWIWQDMGNYYGAGTAGLSWRENQFDLLLKPGGKTGDVVTLTGTRPSLPYLTITNELTTGPAGSGDQAYIYLPPFANLAYLRGTVGLDEKNFSISGAIPDPAFECAFRVEQALQEAGIANNGATTVRLLRQNNQRLPQQTISLYTTLSPSLDKLIYWFLKKSINLYGEHFVKTLASQQSENVSTAAGVRIIRQHWQQAGIDSNALNIMDGSGLSPANRVTTAALAKVLFLAQKEKWFAAYFEALPEMNGIKMKDGYISNVRAYAGYITPKQGPPLVFAFMVNNFNGSPGTVRQKMWKVLDGLK; this is encoded by the coding sequence ATGAAAAAATACCTGTTATTGGGATGCTGCTGCCTGATAGGTAGTCACCTGTATGCACAGACATTGCCACAGCAAGCGCAAACAGCTTTGCAATCTTTGTCAAAAGATGCCCAGCTGAAATATGCCAGCTACGCACTGAGTGTATTAAATGCCAAAACAGGAGAAAAGATCTTTTCTGTAAATGAAGACATGGGACTCGCGCCCGCTTCCTGCCTGAAAACAATTACAGCAGCTACAGCTTTAAGTCTTTTAGGTACCCATTATCAATATAAAACCCAGTTGGCATACGATGGTAGTATCAATGCAGCGGGTGTATTAGAGGGCAACCTCGTGATCAAAGGAGCGGGAGATCCCTCTTTAGGCAGCCCCCGCTACCAGGTGGCTACAGAAAGTGCAGTATTGCAAAGCTGGATGGCTGCCATCAAAAAAGCAGGTATTAAGAAAATTACGGGTAAAATCGTCGGGGACGACCGTATTTTTGACACCCAAACCCTCCCTGATGGCTGGATCTGGCAGGACATGGGCAACTACTATGGTGCCGGAACAGCTGGCCTCAGCTGGCGCGAAAACCAATTTGACCTGCTGCTCAAACCAGGGGGAAAAACCGGCGATGTGGTAACCCTGACGGGCACACGTCCCAGCCTTCCCTACCTCACCATCACCAACGAATTAACAACAGGCCCTGCTGGTTCCGGGGATCAGGCTTATATATATTTGCCTCCTTTTGCCAACCTGGCCTATCTGAGAGGTACCGTAGGACTGGATGAAAAGAATTTCTCGATCTCAGGCGCTATCCCAGACCCTGCTTTTGAATGTGCTTTCCGCGTGGAACAGGCGCTACAGGAAGCGGGCATTGCCAACAATGGTGCTACCACTGTCCGGCTCCTGCGCCAAAACAACCAACGCCTGCCTCAACAAACCATCTCCCTTTATACTACGCTTTCTCCATCACTGGATAAACTCATTTATTGGTTCCTTAAAAAGAGTATTAACCTGTATGGGGAACATTTTGTAAAAACCCTCGCCTCCCAGCAATCCGAAAATGTATCTACTGCCGCCGGGGTACGTATTATCCGTCAGCACTGGCAACAGGCAGGGATAGATAGTAATGCACTGAATATCATGGATGGTAGCGGGTTATCACCGGCCAACAGGGTCACTACGGCAGCACTGGCTAAAGTGTTGTTCCTGGCCCAGAAAGAAAAATGGTTTGCTGCTTATTTTGAAGCACTTCCTGAGATGAATGGTATTAAAATGAAAGACGGATATATCAGTAATGTACGGGCTTATGCCGGTTATATTACCCCTAAACAGGGGCCTCCGCTGGTTTTTGCTTTTATGGTGAATAACTTCAATGGCTCCCCAGGTACGGTACGGCAAAAAATGTGGAAGGTGCTGGATGGCCTGAAGTAA
- a CDS encoding CinA family nicotinamide mononucleotide deamidase-related protein codes for MKKVTVSIITIGDELLIGQTIDTNSAWMAQELNALGIWVHRRVAIGDVKEDILETMAEEAAVSDIVLITGGLGPTADDITKPTLCEYFGGGLVQNPDALKNVMHIFESRGLPVLQRNVDQAMVPEACTPILNDRGTAPGMWFEKDGKIYVSMPGVPHEMKGMMESYVLPRLQEYFETPAVVHQTLLTSGMGESFIAERLMDFEKQLPAHIKLAYLPSYALLKLRLTALGKDKISLAAELSGHFQLLKSILPDITVADQDIVMGEVLGRILQKQGKTVGTAESCTGGYIASSITAVPGSSAYFKGSVVTYANEMKMKLLGVKAATLDTYGAVSEQTVREMATGALQLLETDYVMAVSGIMGPDGGTPDKPTGTVWIAVGSREEIRTTRHHFRYDRDRNIQMTAIYAMNELRKLMNT; via the coding sequence GTGAAAAAAGTCACCGTAAGCATTATTACCATTGGAGATGAATTACTGATAGGCCAGACCATAGACACAAATTCGGCCTGGATGGCGCAGGAACTGAATGCCCTGGGAATCTGGGTACACCGCCGTGTAGCCATTGGGGATGTAAAGGAAGATATCCTGGAAACGATGGCAGAGGAAGCGGCGGTGTCGGATATTGTGCTGATTACCGGCGGGTTGGGGCCTACTGCAGATGATATTACCAAACCTACCTTGTGTGAATATTTTGGCGGGGGGCTGGTACAAAACCCGGATGCCCTGAAAAATGTGATGCACATTTTTGAGAGCAGGGGATTACCTGTTTTACAAAGGAATGTAGACCAGGCGATGGTACCGGAAGCCTGTACCCCCATTTTAAATGACCGGGGAACTGCACCGGGCATGTGGTTTGAAAAGGATGGGAAAATATACGTTTCTATGCCAGGTGTGCCGCATGAAATGAAAGGTATGATGGAAAGTTATGTATTGCCCCGGCTGCAGGAATATTTTGAAACACCGGCGGTAGTGCATCAAACGTTGCTTACCTCTGGCATGGGAGAATCATTTATAGCGGAGCGGCTGATGGATTTTGAAAAGCAGTTGCCTGCCCATATCAAGCTGGCTTACCTGCCCAGTTATGCCCTGTTGAAATTGCGTTTAACGGCCCTGGGAAAGGATAAGATTTCCCTGGCAGCGGAGTTGTCGGGTCATTTTCAATTGCTGAAAAGCATCTTACCGGATATCACTGTAGCCGACCAGGATATTGTGATGGGAGAGGTATTGGGGCGTATCCTGCAGAAGCAGGGAAAAACAGTGGGTACTGCAGAAAGCTGTACCGGCGGATATATTGCCAGCAGTATTACGGCTGTACCCGGTAGTTCGGCCTATTTCAAGGGAAGTGTGGTGACGTACGCCAATGAGATGAAAATGAAATTATTAGGTGTAAAGGCCGCTACGCTGGACACTTATGGTGCGGTAAGTGAACAAACGGTGCGGGAAATGGCTACCGGGGCATTGCAATTGCTGGAAACAGACTACGTGATGGCAGTGTCCGGTATTATGGGGCCTGATGGCGGAACACCGGATAAGCCAACCGGTACGGTATGGATAGCTGTGGGGAGCCGGGAAGAGATACGTACCACAAGGCATCATTTCCGGTATGACCGCGACCGGAATATTCAGATGACTGCTATTTACGCAATGAATGAACTGCGGAAGTTGATGAACACGTAA
- a CDS encoding dihydrolipoamide acetyltransferase family protein, which yields MAIVELVMPKMGESIMEATILRWHKKPGDHVKVDETVLEIATDKVDSEVPSIAEGEITEILFAENDVVSVGTVIARINTNADAPAETIPAALPAPAAAPKFETAAPAAHSAAAAPVAQEAEKSTGTGPRFYSPLVLTIAQQEGISFAELEKLPGSGNDGRVTKKDILAYVEARRQGNVEVVTAAEVVAPAKSAATPAKNQEVTTIASPAYNGNVEIIEMDRMRKLIANHMVHSKHTSPHVTSFSEADVTNMVKWRDRIKKDFEKREGEKLTFTPLFIEAVVKCLKKFPLINCSLDGDKIILKKDINIGMATALPSGNLIVPVIRNADMLNLVGLTKQVNHLANAARQNKLKPEDTQSGTFTLTNVGTFGSIMGTPIINQPQVAILAVGAIKKRPVVIETSEGDAIAIRHMMYLSMSYDHRIVDGALGSTFLSAVAQELEHFDPQKEY from the coding sequence ATGGCCATTGTAGAACTGGTAATGCCTAAAATGGGGGAAAGTATAATGGAAGCCACCATATTGCGCTGGCATAAAAAGCCCGGAGATCATGTAAAAGTGGATGAAACGGTGCTGGAAATTGCTACGGATAAAGTGGATAGTGAAGTGCCCTCCATTGCAGAAGGCGAGATTACCGAGATACTGTTTGCTGAAAATGATGTGGTATCTGTGGGTACTGTGATAGCACGTATTAACACCAATGCGGACGCACCTGCAGAAACTATTCCTGCAGCACTTCCTGCTCCGGCAGCAGCTCCGAAGTTTGAAACCGCTGCTCCCGCAGCTCACAGTGCAGCTGCCGCCCCGGTGGCACAGGAAGCAGAAAAGAGCACAGGCACCGGTCCCCGCTTTTATTCCCCGCTGGTGCTCACTATAGCCCAGCAAGAAGGGATCAGCTTTGCCGAACTGGAAAAATTGCCTGGTAGTGGTAATGATGGCAGAGTGACCAAAAAGGATATCCTGGCTTATGTGGAAGCACGCAGGCAGGGCAATGTAGAAGTGGTTACCGCTGCGGAAGTAGTGGCTCCTGCAAAGAGTGCTGCTACGCCGGCCAAAAACCAGGAAGTAACTACTATTGCTTCTCCTGCTTATAATGGCAATGTGGAAATTATTGAAATGGACCGTATGCGTAAGCTGATCGCCAACCATATGGTACATAGCAAGCATACCAGCCCGCATGTAACCAGTTTTTCCGAAGCCGATGTGACCAATATGGTGAAATGGCGTGACCGGATCAAAAAGGATTTTGAAAAGCGGGAAGGAGAGAAACTCACCTTTACCCCCCTGTTTATTGAAGCAGTGGTGAAATGTCTGAAAAAGTTCCCCCTGATCAATTGTTCCCTGGACGGAGATAAGATCATTCTGAAAAAAGATATCAATATTGGCATGGCTACGGCATTGCCAAGCGGTAACCTGATTGTACCGGTGATCCGGAATGCAGATATGCTTAACCTGGTAGGGCTTACCAAACAGGTGAATCACCTGGCCAATGCAGCACGTCAAAATAAACTGAAGCCGGAAGATACCCAGAGTGGTACTTTTACGCTTACCAACGTAGGTACTTTTGGCAGCATTATGGGCACACCTATTATTAACCAGCCCCAGGTAGCTATCCTGGCGGTAGGTGCTATCAAAAAGCGTCCGGTTGTAATAGAAACCTCAGAAGGAGATGCTATTGCTATCCGTCATATGATGTATCTGTCTATGTCGTATGACCACCGTATTGTAGACGGCGCATTAGGTTCTACTTTCCTGAGCGCAGTAGCACAGGAACTGGAGCATTTTGATCCTCAGAAAGAATATTGA
- a CDS encoding RNA recognition motif domain-containing protein encodes MNIYVANLHYRLNDEDLHQIFSEFGEVTSAKVIKDHETGRSRGFGFVEMPNQEEGAKAMDSLNGSEIEGKQLMVNEARPKQPNNNFKGGGGNRGGGGYGSRDRRY; translated from the coding sequence ATGAACATTTACGTAGCCAACCTTCACTACAGGTTGAACGATGAAGATCTTCATCAGATTTTCAGCGAATTTGGAGAGGTTACCTCCGCTAAAGTTATCAAAGACCACGAAACCGGCCGCTCACGTGGTTTTGGCTTTGTGGAAATGCCTAATCAGGAAGAAGGCGCTAAGGCGATGGATAGTTTGAATGGCAGCGAAATAGAAGGTAAGCAATTAATGGTAAACGAAGCAAGACCCAAACAACCGAACAATAATTTCAAAGGTGGAGGTGGTAACCGTGGTGGCGGTGGATACGGCTCCCGTGATCGTCGTTACTAA
- a CDS encoding DUF4230 domain-containing protein gives MKKYIALLFILMLIILVFWLGKRFGSKSVSQEIITNSLIVKEIAELASLEVQGVASIKRSNIESSGEWTDNLKKAFLENTIWVSIPYHAKYGVDINEKNFQVQVTDKKILVQLPPPHLLSYELKVDKMETSNRKGWLQFQDDETYTEVQKKLYQTSRAQLENNPMHLQQSREKIQKIIAQYYQPFLQDHTLEVKFGNEETAKVKLQ, from the coding sequence ATGAAAAAATACATCGCCCTGTTATTTATCCTGATGCTGATTATCCTGGTTTTCTGGTTGGGAAAACGTTTTGGCAGTAAATCTGTAAGCCAGGAAATTATCACCAACAGCCTCATTGTAAAGGAAATCGCAGAACTGGCCAGCCTGGAAGTGCAGGGAGTGGCCAGCATCAAAAGGAGTAATATAGAAAGTAGTGGCGAATGGACCGACAATCTGAAAAAAGCATTTCTCGAAAATACCATCTGGGTATCTATCCCCTACCATGCCAAATATGGCGTTGATATCAACGAAAAAAACTTCCAGGTACAGGTAACCGACAAAAAAATCCTGGTACAACTTCCCCCTCCGCACCTGCTTAGCTATGAATTGAAGGTGGATAAAATGGAAACCTCCAATCGTAAAGGCTGGCTGCAGTTTCAGGATGATGAAACCTATACGGAAGTACAAAAAAAATTATACCAGACCTCCCGTGCACAACTGGAAAACAATCCCATGCACCTGCAGCAATCCCGTGAAAAAATACAAAAGATCATCGCACAGTATTATCAACCCTTTTTGCAGGATCACACACTGGAAGTAAAATTTGGAAACGAAGAAACGGCTAAAGTTAAATTACAGTAA
- a CDS encoding DoxX family protein, which yields MRKLFSAKYTSWSVSLSMLVLRLVMGGMMLTHGWPKLINFPSRVNSFSDPLHVGKTASLGMVVFAEVFCSVFIILGLLTRLASVPLIICMSVVIFMIHAGDPVNKIELPALFLASFVAILFTGPGRVSIDGLLSK from the coding sequence ATGAGAAAACTGTTCTCTGCAAAGTACACTTCCTGGTCCGTAAGTTTATCCATGTTAGTGCTAAGATTAGTGATGGGCGGTATGATGCTAACGCATGGATGGCCCAAGTTAATAAATTTTCCTTCCAGGGTGAACTCCTTTTCGGATCCTTTACATGTTGGTAAAACAGCCTCTCTGGGGATGGTGGTATTTGCTGAGGTGTTTTGTTCCGTATTTATCATATTGGGGCTGCTTACCCGTTTGGCCAGTGTACCATTGATTATTTGTATGAGTGTGGTGATATTTATGATTCATGCCGGTGATCCGGTTAATAAAATAGAATTACCAGCTTTGTTCCTGGCATCTTTTGTAGCCATCCTGTTTACCGGCCCAGGCCGTGTATCCATTGACGGTTTACTGAGTAAATAA
- a CDS encoding SDR family oxidoreductase yields MKVLITGSNGLLGQHLITLLSKDDRYEVIATGRGPNRLPQQEGYIYEPVNLRENGSVQQLFQKYKPDAVIHAGAMAQVDECEKNKDACWDTNVGATRYLVHAAESCNAFFLLLSTDFVFDGLEGSYGEEDPVNPINYYGSSKVAAERLVKNSKLASWAVVRTVLVYGIAADPKRSNMITWVKNNLEQGKKIKVVDDQWRTPTLVQDLAEGCQLIVDKKANGFFNICGKDKLTPYDMAIQTAEYFKLDVNLIEKVGSSSFSQPAKRPAKTGLTIDKAASELGFQPHTFAEGLEIVATELAL; encoded by the coding sequence ATGAAGGTACTTATAACAGGTAGCAATGGATTATTGGGACAACATCTGATCACGCTTTTGTCAAAAGATGACCGGTATGAAGTGATTGCCACAGGCCGTGGTCCTAACAGGCTTCCACAGCAGGAAGGATATATTTATGAGCCGGTTAATCTGCGGGAGAATGGCAGTGTACAGCAGTTGTTCCAGAAGTATAAGCCGGATGCAGTAATTCATGCAGGAGCTATGGCGCAGGTAGATGAGTGTGAAAAGAATAAAGACGCCTGCTGGGATACTAATGTAGGCGCTACCCGTTACCTGGTACATGCAGCGGAAAGCTGCAATGCTTTCTTTTTATTATTATCTACCGACTTTGTTTTCGATGGACTGGAAGGTTCTTATGGAGAGGAAGATCCGGTAAATCCGATTAACTATTATGGTTCCAGTAAGGTAGCCGCAGAAAGGCTGGTAAAAAACAGCAAGCTGGCTTCCTGGGCAGTGGTGCGCACTGTGCTGGTATATGGGATAGCAGCTGACCCCAAGCGCAGTAATATGATTACCTGGGTGAAAAACAATCTGGAGCAGGGTAAGAAGATCAAAGTGGTGGACGACCAATGGCGTACCCCTACGCTGGTACAGGACCTGGCGGAAGGTTGCCAGCTGATTGTAGATAAAAAGGCGAATGGTTTTTTTAATATCTGTGGTAAGGATAAGCTCACCCCTTATGATATGGCAATACAAACAGCCGAATACTTTAAGCTGGATGTAAACCTGATTGAAAAGGTAGGTTCTTCCAGTTTTTCACAACCTGCCAAACGGCCTGCCAAAACAGGACTTACAATAGACAAAGCAGCCAGTGAACTGGGCTTTCAGCCACATACCTTTGCAGAAGGGCTGGAAATAGTGGCTACAGAACTGGCCTTGTGA
- a CDS encoding tetratricopeptide repeat protein produces MQFIRKIFVPGQLYLSLLAFAGTGIVAIPAAQAQQTRVYTEPDKVFKEAQHFFQQGKYAVSMQLFRQTIDNIDYFQETNRDLVKADAHYYYTVCALILKQENAEKLALDYLKRFNNGPREQLVSYQLARYYFHQNKLKEAIPYYENASIDNLSNSQIADAKFELAYCYFNVKDFQKAQPLFASIKEIQGKYYIPANYYYGFIAYYNKQHNEALTSFQRVVNEPKYSSVVPYYIAEIYYFQKKRDELIAYAEPILKKGGFYYEAELKQLLGQAYFEKNEYKKALPYLQEYQDNTDDLRNEDVYQLSYAYYQTGNLNKAISGFKQLSSAKDSLGQNSMYLLGDCYLRTGQKANARNAFAFCARNSSNPKQQEISRFNYGKLSYELGYQDAAVTELTTFVASYPQSEYNKEAREILVNLFMNTNNYKDAVATIEMIPEKTPAVLKAYQKVAYGRATQLINDQQLAEAERLLDIAINNPYDAQIKQLAHFWKAEIALRQNKTDNAISNLTAYLNTNPPSSGEANAQTASYNLGYSLLKKEKYTEALQHFEAAQRASGPNAQRITNDAVLRSADCYYMLRDFPKAIALYDRIIANNEPGSDYATYQKSIVLGIQGKHGEKLNLLKQLGNKFPASNFNNDADFEIANTYLSDEKYTAAIPFLENVLRKQPNGPNAPRALLKLGLCYFNTDNDSKALSYYRQVVEKFPSSPESGEALQSIKSIYVNQGKTDDYLAFLKATGKTVSASAEDSLAYAAAEAKFTSGDCGAATGAFNNYLQKFPNGQFVLPAYFYKAECAYNNKDYTTALPAYELVLSKSNSLYAERSALQAANINYLQVKNYEKARTYYLQLQDLSTSKENTMTATRGLLRSNYQLQHWDEVTNYAEMLLSSANISTDDQIIGHFYLGKALQAANQYPEAIAEYKIVAGLTKSETGAEARYNIAASYLAQNELDAAEKAGFDVIKNTPSYQTWMAKSYILLGDVYARQKDYFNAKATYQSIAENCPIPELKQEAKEKLAKAEAEEKAAAKKPKTK; encoded by the coding sequence ATGCAATTCATAAGAAAAATATTTGTTCCCGGACAGCTGTATTTATCCCTGCTGGCTTTTGCCGGCACTGGTATCGTAGCAATACCAGCAGCCCAGGCGCAGCAAACACGGGTATATACAGAACCGGATAAAGTTTTTAAAGAAGCGCAGCACTTTTTCCAACAAGGAAAATATGCTGTTTCTATGCAGCTTTTCAGACAAACCATCGATAATATTGATTATTTCCAGGAAACAAACCGTGACCTGGTAAAAGCAGATGCTCACTACTATTACACTGTTTGTGCGCTGATCCTCAAACAGGAAAACGCAGAAAAACTCGCGCTCGACTACCTCAAACGCTTTAATAATGGCCCACGGGAACAACTGGTTAGCTATCAGCTGGCCAGATACTACTTCCATCAGAATAAGCTGAAAGAAGCAATTCCGTACTACGAAAATGCCAGTATTGACAATTTATCCAATTCTCAGATCGCTGATGCTAAATTTGAACTGGCCTACTGCTACTTCAATGTAAAAGACTTTCAGAAAGCACAGCCCCTGTTTGCTTCCATCAAGGAAATACAAGGTAAATACTACATCCCGGCTAATTACTACTACGGTTTTATCGCCTATTACAATAAACAGCATAATGAAGCGCTTACCAGCTTTCAACGGGTGGTAAATGAACCTAAATACAGCTCTGTAGTACCTTACTATATCGCGGAAATCTACTATTTCCAGAAAAAACGGGATGAACTGATTGCCTACGCGGAACCTATCCTGAAAAAAGGCGGCTTCTATTATGAAGCAGAACTGAAACAACTGCTGGGACAAGCCTACTTTGAGAAAAATGAGTACAAAAAAGCATTGCCCTACCTTCAGGAATACCAGGACAATACCGATGACCTCCGCAATGAAGATGTATACCAGCTTTCTTATGCATATTACCAGACCGGTAATCTGAATAAAGCCATCAGCGGTTTTAAACAACTGAGCAGTGCAAAGGATTCCCTGGGACAAAACTCTATGTACCTGCTGGGCGACTGCTACCTGCGTACCGGTCAGAAAGCCAATGCACGTAATGCCTTCGCTTTTTGTGCCCGTAACAGCTCTAATCCCAAACAACAGGAGATTTCCCGCTTCAACTACGGCAAACTCTCCTACGAACTGGGCTACCAGGATGCAGCGGTAACGGAACTGACCACCTTTGTAGCCTCTTATCCGCAATCCGAATATAACAAGGAAGCCAGGGAAATACTGGTGAACCTGTTTATGAATACCAATAACTACAAAGATGCGGTGGCAACCATTGAAATGATTCCGGAAAAAACACCGGCAGTACTGAAAGCCTACCAGAAAGTGGCTTATGGCCGTGCTACCCAGCTGATCAATGACCAGCAACTGGCCGAAGCAGAACGTTTACTGGATATTGCGATCAACAACCCTTATGATGCACAGATCAAACAACTGGCCCATTTCTGGAAAGCAGAAATAGCCCTGCGCCAGAATAAAACAGATAATGCTATCAGCAACCTGACGGCCTATCTCAACACCAACCCACCATCTTCCGGTGAGGCCAATGCGCAAACAGCCAGCTACAACCTGGGCTATAGCCTGCTGAAAAAAGAAAAATACACAGAAGCCCTCCAGCATTTTGAAGCGGCACAAAGAGCCAGCGGGCCTAATGCACAACGTATCACCAACGATGCAGTACTGCGCAGCGCCGACTGTTATTATATGCTCCGCGACTTTCCCAAAGCCATCGCTTTGTACGACCGGATCATTGCCAATAATGAACCCGGCTCCGATTACGCTACCTACCAGAAAAGTATTGTACTCGGTATCCAGGGTAAACATGGCGAAAAACTGAACCTGCTAAAACAACTGGGTAATAAATTCCCGGCCTCCAACTTTAATAACGATGCAGATTTTGAAATAGCCAACACTTACCTGTCGGACGAAAAATATACGGCTGCTATTCCTTTCCTGGAAAATGTACTCCGCAAACAGCCTAATGGTCCTAATGCTCCAAGGGCATTGCTGAAATTGGGACTGTGCTATTTTAATACCGACAACGACAGCAAGGCATTGTCCTACTACCGGCAGGTGGTAGAAAAATTCCCCAGCTCTCCGGAATCCGGCGAAGCGTTGCAAAGCATCAAGAGCATTTATGTAAACCAGGGTAAAACAGATGATTACCTGGCTTTCCTGAAAGCTACCGGCAAAACAGTTTCTGCTTCTGCAGAAGACTCCCTGGCATATGCTGCGGCAGAGGCGAAGTTTACCAGTGGCGACTGTGGTGCTGCTACCGGTGCCTTTAACAATTACTTGCAAAAGTTCCCTAACGGACAGTTCGTACTGCCTGCTTATTTCTATAAAGCAGAATGTGCTTATAACAATAAAGACTACACGACTGCCTTACCTGCCTACGAGCTGGTATTATCAAAAAGCAACAGCCTTTATGCAGAACGTTCTGCACTCCAGGCGGCCAATATCAATTACCTGCAGGTAAAGAATTATGAAAAAGCCCGCACCTATTATCTGCAGCTGCAGGACTTATCCACCAGCAAGGAAAATACGATGACGGCCACCCGCGGATTATTACGCAGCAACTACCAGCTACAACACTGGGATGAAGTGACTAATTATGCGGAAATGTTATTGTCCAGTGCTAATATCAGTACAGATGACCAGATCATCGGTCATTTTTACCTGGGTAAAGCCTTACAGGCAGCTAATCAATATCCGGAAGCTATTGCAGAATATAAAATCGTAGCCGGCCTTACCAAATCTGAAACCGGTGCAGAAGCCCGTTATAATATTGCGGCTTCCTACCTGGCCCAGAATGAGCTGGATGCGGCAGAAAAAGCAGGCTTTGATGTTATCAAAAACACACCTTCCTATCAAACCTGGATGGCTAAATCCTATATTTTACTGGGAGATGTGTATGCACGTCAAAAAGACTATTTCAATGCCAAAGCTACTTACCAGAGTATCGCAGAAAACTGCCCTATTCCGGAACTGAAGCAGGAAGCAAAAGAAAAGCTGGCAAAAGCTGAAGCAGAGGAAAAAGCGGCGGCTAAAAAACCGAAAACAAAATAA